From the genome of Helicoverpa zea isolate HzStark_Cry1AcR chromosome 1, ilHelZeax1.1, whole genome shotgun sequence, one region includes:
- the LOC124629578 gene encoding uncharacterized protein LOC124629578 yields the protein IVFNKLLHFITGDQTNHALRARHSYYIPRCTAHSENCCKSEVNVVLQKEYVLPTGSSKRDLNEHASFRSLGEYYKKYEHDEVPVKDSNHEDSTVGDKGSLTNSELDKLELKIFKNMSQELQTENSLTSLESNIKFFRTTVQEIFDNFYASMRDFEVYKKRFNEILAKNKEDALADMEEFIKDMIHHIMSSETLISNESKKSNDFAAISFKDKETHISSFDDDSSFDTTTISTAEHLHSVIEAYKNDNYLTDSTLTDRSSKPKSRSNKEEIFNIYLLSGNPCVQIKMNERNLLSEINIKEPFLSSSEGKPVASAENMERLAAKKLELKNYVEQLQDYNAPDREIPVKVSYAKKNIHLNEDFSHDRENEKSFMSKLCNFLCRKFRKTTYS from the coding sequence atagtatttaataaattgctTCATTTCATTACAGGTGACCAAACTAATCATGCCCTTCGAGCCAGGCATAGCTATTACATACCTAGATGCACGGCGCACTCTGAAAACTGCTGTAAGTCGGAGGTCAATGTTGTCCTCCAAAAAGAGTATGTTTTACCGACCGGTTCTAGTAAACGCGACTTAAATGAACACGCCTCCTTTAGAAGTCTTGGAGAGTATTACAAGAAATATGAACATGATGAAGTGCCCGTTAAAGATTCCAACCATGAAGATTCAACTGTAGGCGACAAAGGATCTTTAACTAATTCGGAACTTGATAAATTAGAGTTGAAAATATTCAAGAACATGTCACAGGAACTACAAACTGAAAACTCGCTCACAAGTTTGGAGTCAAACATAAAATTTTTCAGAACGACTGTTCAAGAGATTTTTGATAATTTCTATGCAAGTATGCGTGACTTTGAAGTTTATAAAAAGAGATTTAACGAGATTCTTGCTAAAAATAAAGAGGACGCGTTAGCTGATATGGAAGAATTCATTAAAGATATGATACACCACATTATGTCTTCGGAAACTCTAATTTCTAATGAGAGCAAGAAATCGAATGACTTTGCGGCCATATCGTTTAAAGACAAAGAAACTCATATAAGCAGCTTCGACGACGACTCCAGCTTCGATACAACCACTATTTCTACGGCGGAACACCTGCATTCGGTAATAGAAGCCTACAAGAATGACAATTATCTCACGGATTCCACTTTGACTGATCGTTCTTCAAAACCAAAAAGTCGCTCTAACAAGGAAGAGATCTtcaatatttatcttttaaGTGGAAACCCATGCGTACAAATTAAGATGAATGAACGAAACTTGCTATCGGAAATCAACATAAAAGAGCCTTTTCTAAGCTCAAGTGAAGGTAAACCTGTTGCATCTGCAGAGAACATGGAGAGGCTGGCTGCTAAGAAGCTGGAGCTGAAGAACTATGTCGAGCAACTACAGGACTATAACGCGCCCGATAGAGAAATACCTGTCAAGGTTTCCTACGCCAAGAAAAATATACACCTCAATGAGGACTTTTCCCATGACCgggaaaatgaaaaatcatttatgtctaaactttgtaattttttgtgcaGGAAATTCCGCAAAACTACGTAttcgtaa